The following proteins are co-located in the Acidobacteriota bacterium genome:
- the pyrH gene encoding UMP kinase, producing MSRKSKPIYKRILLKLSGEALMGEQGYGIDPATITRIAGEINDVHNLGVEVATVVGGGNIFRGLALSAKGLDRASADYMGMLATVLNAIALQDALEGQNAFTRVMSAIEMHEVAEPFIRRRAIRHLEKGRLVIFAAGTGNPFFTTDTAAALRALEIKADAILKATQVDGIYTADPAKDDTATMFETLTYLDVIQRDLQVMDTSAISLCRDQGLPIHVFNLNTPGNIARVVCGEPVGTVVRPEVRPEVRGQGAEVE from the coding sequence CGGCGAGGCGCTGATGGGAGAGCAAGGCTACGGGATCGATCCCGCGACCATCACTCGCATAGCCGGCGAAATCAACGACGTTCACAATCTCGGCGTCGAAGTCGCCACCGTAGTCGGCGGAGGAAATATTTTTCGCGGGCTGGCGCTTTCCGCCAAAGGCCTGGACCGCGCGTCGGCCGACTACATGGGAATGCTTGCGACTGTGCTCAACGCGATCGCGCTCCAGGACGCGCTCGAGGGTCAGAACGCGTTTACTCGAGTAATGAGCGCGATAGAAATGCACGAAGTGGCCGAGCCGTTCATCCGCCGCCGCGCGATTCGCCATCTGGAGAAGGGCCGCTTAGTCATCTTCGCCGCAGGCACCGGTAATCCTTTCTTTACAACCGACACAGCCGCCGCCCTGCGAGCGCTCGAGATCAAGGCCGACGCAATACTGAAGGCGACCCAGGTGGACGGCATCTACACTGCAGACCCGGCTAAAGACGATACGGCGACGATGTTCGAGACGCTCACCTACCTGGACGTCATTCAACGCGACCTGCAGGTGATGGACACATCAGCCATCAGCCTGTGCCGCGATCAGGGCCTGCCGATACACGTGTTCAATCTGAACACGCCCGGCAACATAGCTCGGGTCGTTTGCGGCGAACCCGTCGGAACCGTTGTTAGACCTGAAGTCAGGCCCGAAGTCAGAGGTCAGGGGGCAGAAGTGGAATGA
- the frr gene encoding ribosome recycling factor, with product MEIKDIASDARKRMDSAVEDARKKLSTVRTGRASVNLLDNVMVEYYGAEMPLNQVATIHAPEPTMLTVQPFDPTQLASIEKAIRASELGFNPSNDGKLIRVPIPPLTEERRRQMVKVVHEISEEHRTAIRNVRRDANDHLKKMLKDKEISEDTEKDGLDQIQKLTDQHITRINELSEHKEKEVMTV from the coding sequence ATGGAGATCAAAGATATCGCCAGTGACGCACGCAAGCGGATGGACTCCGCGGTCGAAGATGCGCGAAAGAAGCTCTCAACTGTGCGCACCGGACGCGCATCGGTGAACCTGCTCGACAATGTGATGGTCGAGTACTACGGCGCTGAGATGCCGCTCAATCAGGTCGCAACTATTCACGCGCCTGAGCCGACTATGTTGACGGTCCAACCGTTCGATCCAACGCAGCTAGCCAGCATCGAGAAAGCGATTCGCGCATCGGAGCTCGGGTTCAATCCTTCAAACGATGGCAAGCTTATTCGCGTCCCGATACCTCCGCTCACCGAAGAGCGGCGCAGACAGATGGTGAAAGTCGTTCACGAGATCTCAGAAGAACATCGAACGGCGATCCGCAACGTTCGACGGGACGCCAACGACCACCTGAAAAAGATGCTCAAGGATAAAGAGATCTCCGAAGACACGGAGAAGGATGGGCTCGATCAGATTCAGAAACTCACCGACCAGCACATCACAAGGATCAACGAGCTGTCAGAGCATAAAGAGAAGGAAGTGATGACGGTATGA
- the tsaE gene encoding tRNA (adenosine(37)-N6)-threonylcarbamoyltransferase complex ATPase subunit type 1 TsaE: MSEPETPNQKPETIFGEFITHSAEETFALARRIGDQLKGGEVFLLRGDLGAGKTVFAKGLAAGLGIASADVTSPTFTLVNVHEGRLRFYHIDLYRLDIGAHQGLGLEGIFEEEKAVTIIEWAERLDFVPARATVVEMFYVSISERRLVIRQPD; the protein is encoded by the coding sequence GTGTCCGAACCAGAAACCCCGAACCAGAAACCAGAAACCATATTCGGTGAGTTCATCACGCATTCGGCTGAAGAGACCTTCGCGCTTGCAAGACGCATCGGCGATCAACTCAAAGGCGGCGAAGTGTTTCTTCTTAGAGGCGACCTCGGCGCCGGCAAGACGGTCTTCGCCAAAGGGCTGGCAGCGGGTTTAGGAATCGCTTCAGCCGACGTTACCAGTCCAACTTTCACGCTGGTCAATGTCCACGAAGGCCGCCTGCGGTTCTATCACATTGATCTGTACCGGCTCGATATCGGAGCGCATCAGGGGTTGGGGCTTGAAGGGATATTCGAAGAAGAGAAGGCGGTGACTATTATTGAATGGGCCGAGAGATTGGACTTTGTCCCCGCCCGCGCGACCGTTGTGGAGATGTTCTACGTTTCGATTTCCGAGCGTCGGCTTGTCATCAGACAGCCTGACTAG
- a CDS encoding NAD(P)H-hydrate dehydratase, translating to MKILSAAEMREVDRLTTERYGVPGLLLMENAAERTVEAVEKKFGEVEGKRSLVICGRGNNGGDGAAIARLLHNKGASVDVLLLGRVEDSSGDARTNFEAALDIASTGGSNFRFVEITTAEQFWAEATAYPHALFFDAIFGTGLTRPASGLFEEAIHLLNDHTTDAPVISVDISSGIASDSHEPIGPAVKADLTVTFTAPKIGNIFPPAADLCGELVIASIGSPEELIEQSGSRLNLVELRDIELWLSASRRSSHANKGDVGKVLIVAGSRGKTGAACLAGEAALRAGCGLVTIATAESCQPIVASRVMSECMTEALAETSAGAVSREAADRVLELAAERDVLAIGPGLGSTDKSTRAFMRVVTVKRQRPMVIDADGLNSLAPWADNLLGSAELPMILTPHPGEMARLVSKPIAEILKDPIDMARSFAVDRNVVLVLKGSPSVIAAPDGQVYVSRTGNAGMATGGTGDVLTGMIASLVAQKPDDPLSATIAAVYLHGLAGDIAASQMGTRAMIASDIITHLGDAFISVGGEAERLVR from the coding sequence ATGAAGATCCTGTCAGCAGCCGAGATGCGCGAGGTTGATCGTTTGACAACCGAGCGGTACGGCGTGCCGGGCCTTCTGCTGATGGAGAACGCCGCTGAGCGCACCGTCGAAGCCGTCGAAAAAAAGTTTGGCGAAGTCGAAGGTAAACGCTCGCTGGTGATCTGCGGACGCGGGAACAACGGCGGCGACGGAGCTGCGATCGCGCGGCTGCTGCATAACAAGGGCGCATCGGTTGATGTGCTGTTGCTCGGCCGTGTTGAAGATTCGAGCGGGGATGCAAGAACAAACTTCGAAGCCGCGCTCGATATCGCCAGTACCGGGGGCTCTAACTTTCGCTTCGTGGAGATCACAACCGCAGAACAGTTCTGGGCGGAAGCGACCGCCTATCCACATGCTCTGTTCTTCGACGCGATATTCGGCACGGGCTTAACGCGCCCGGCTTCGGGCCTGTTCGAAGAAGCAATTCACCTTCTCAACGATCACACCACCGACGCGCCGGTCATCTCGGTTGATATCTCTTCAGGCATTGCTTCAGATTCTCACGAGCCGATCGGTCCGGCAGTGAAGGCTGATCTGACCGTGACATTCACGGCGCCGAAAATCGGCAACATTTTTCCACCGGCCGCCGATCTTTGCGGAGAGTTGGTCATCGCTTCGATCGGTTCGCCTGAAGAACTGATCGAACAATCGGGATCGCGTCTGAATTTGGTTGAGCTGCGCGACATAGAGTTGTGGCTCTCAGCGTCGCGCCGCAGCTCGCACGCTAACAAGGGCGACGTCGGAAAAGTTCTGATCGTCGCCGGCTCGCGCGGAAAGACCGGAGCCGCGTGCCTGGCAGGGGAAGCCGCGTTGCGAGCCGGTTGCGGGCTGGTGACTATTGCGACAGCGGAATCATGCCAGCCGATCGTTGCATCGCGGGTTATGTCGGAATGCATGACCGAAGCGCTCGCCGAGACGTCAGCAGGCGCGGTCTCTCGCGAAGCTGCCGACCGTGTGCTCGAGCTGGCAGCAGAACGCGATGTTCTTGCGATAGGTCCCGGGCTTGGCTCGACCGACAAATCGACTCGCGCGTTTATGCGAGTTGTGACGGTGAAACGGCAACGGCCGATGGTGATCGATGCTGACGGATTGAACTCGCTTGCTCCGTGGGCCGACAATCTGCTCGGGAGCGCCGAGCTGCCGATGATACTCACTCCTCACCCTGGCGAGATGGCAAGACTCGTCTCGAAACCCATTGCCGAGATTCTAAAGGACCCCATCGACATGGCGCGTTCGTTCGCGGTGGATCGCAACGTGGTCCTTGTTTTAAAGGGCAGTCCCAGCGTCATCGCCGCGCCGGATGGCCAGGTGTACGTGAGTCGGACTGGTAACGCGGGAATGGCTACCGGAGGGACCGGAGATGTGCTGACCGGTATGATCGCCTCGTTAGTCGCGCAGAAGCCCGACGATCCGCTGAGCGCGACAATCGCGGCGGTGTACTTGCACGGGCTTGCCGGGGACATCGCGGCTTCGCAAATGGGCACTCGCGCGATGATCGCGTCCGACATCATTACTCACCTCGGCGATGCGTTCATCTCAGTCGGCGGCGAGGCCGAAAGGTTGGTCAGGTGA
- a CDS encoding PQQ-binding-like beta-propeller repeat protein, translating to MKYTMRLALLLSLLVANATTGKPIAQPDWPQWHGPNRTALSTETGLLKTWPANGPPVVWSIAGLGEGYGSVAIKGDRIYVQGVKDSQSSVFCLNRADGKTVWVTALGPRLGQDRGPGPRGTPTVENDRLYALAESGDLGCLKTTDGSILWQRNILKDFGGRNPKWLISESPLIDGNRLIVTPGGEGACIVALDKLTGKTIWTTKELSDEAGYSSCVAADIGGVRTIVGFTGRAGVGVRASDGKLMWRYEPVSNRTANIATPIVHDNKVFYTSDYGTGCALLGLKAQGGEVKAEEIYFSREMMNHHGGVVLLNGYLYGFNNAILTCIEFATGKMVWRDRSVGKGTLTYADGLLYLLSENNVVGLAEASPTGYKENGRFQIADQGWPSWAHPVVCGGRFYIRNQGTLACYDIKPR from the coding sequence GTGAAATACACGATGAGACTCGCGTTGTTACTCAGCTTGCTGGTGGCTAATGCCACTACGGGCAAACCAATCGCCCAGCCCGACTGGCCACAATGGCACGGGCCGAATCGAACCGCCCTCTCGACGGAAACGGGTCTGCTAAAGACCTGGCCGGCCAACGGACCTCCGGTCGTCTGGTCGATAGCAGGCCTTGGCGAAGGCTACGGTTCAGTTGCGATCAAGGGCGACCGAATTTACGTGCAAGGTGTGAAGGACAGTCAGAGCTCGGTCTTCTGTCTTAACCGCGCCGACGGCAAGACCGTGTGGGTGACTGCGCTCGGCCCGCGTTTGGGGCAGGATCGCGGACCCGGACCAAGGGGCACTCCAACGGTCGAAAACGACAGGCTCTATGCGCTCGCGGAGAGCGGCGACCTCGGCTGTCTCAAGACCACGGACGGCTCGATTTTATGGCAGCGAAACATCCTCAAGGACTTCGGCGGGCGCAATCCGAAATGGCTCATCAGCGAGTCCCCCCTTATTGACGGCAATCGCTTGATTGTGACGCCGGGCGGCGAAGGGGCCTGCATCGTGGCGCTCGACAAGCTGACCGGCAAGACCATCTGGACGACAAAGGAGCTGAGCGACGAGGCCGGCTATTCCTCGTGCGTTGCGGCCGACATTGGAGGCGTGCGAACGATTGTAGGTTTCACCGGGCGCGCAGGCGTTGGCGTTCGCGCTTCGGATGGCAAGCTGATGTGGCGCTACGAACCGGTTTCAAATCGCACAGCCAACATTGCCACTCCGATCGTTCACGACAACAAGGTCTTCTATACGTCGGACTACGGCACCGGGTGCGCGCTGCTCGGCTTGAAGGCGCAGGGCGGCGAGGTTAAAGCCGAAGAGATCTATTTCAGCCGCGAGATGATGAACCATCACGGTGGCGTGGTGCTGCTCAACGGCTACCTGTACGGATTCAACAACGCAATCTTGACCTGCATCGAGTTCGCCACTGGCAAGATGGTCTGGCGCGACCGCAGCGTGGGGAAGGGAACGCTGACTTACGCCGACGGTCTGCTTTACTTGCTCAGTGAGAACAACGTCGTCGGGCTGGCCGAAGCGTCACCGACAGGCTACAAAGAGAACGGCCGATTCCAAATTGCCGATCAGGGATGGCCAAGCTGGGCGCATCCAGTCGTGTGCGGCGGCAGGTTCTACATACGCAATCAGGGAACGCTCGCGTGTTACGACATCAAGCCGCGATAA
- a CDS encoding GDYXXLXY domain-containing protein — MSLTTARGIVFWGVTLVVFGVMNALILNKQTVFTSGQTMLLRIAPIDPRSLMQGDYMTLSYDIAMGPAAQAIEASHADGQIVVTLDDHNVASFLRMHRSEPLGEGERLLRYRRRGGLRLGAESFFFQEGQADLYSGARYGELKVTPAGDSVLVGLRGENFELLGAR, encoded by the coding sequence GTGAGCCTAACAACGGCGAGAGGAATTGTTTTCTGGGGCGTCACACTCGTGGTGTTTGGAGTGATGAATGCCCTGATTCTGAATAAACAGACTGTATTTACGTCCGGCCAGACCATGCTTCTGCGAATTGCCCCAATAGATCCGCGCTCGTTGATGCAGGGCGACTACATGACGCTTAGCTACGACATCGCGATGGGTCCGGCAGCGCAGGCCATTGAAGCCAGCCACGCTGATGGACAGATCGTCGTCACGCTCGATGACCACAATGTGGCGAGCTTCCTGCGCATGCACCGTAGCGAGCCGCTCGGGGAGGGCGAGAGACTCTTGCGCTATCGGCGCCGCGGAGGGTTGCGCCTGGGCGCGGAATCGTTTTTCTTTCAAGAAGGGCAAGCCGACTTGTATTCAGGCGCACGCTACGGCGAACTCAAAGTGACGCCCGCCGGCGATAGCGTGCTCGTCGGTTTGCGCGGCGAGAACTTCGAGCTGCTCGGCGCGCGTTGA
- a CDS encoding DUF4401 domain-containing protein produces MPEQILSIGEVLGRLQRAGQLDEAGVERITQHLAVTSNEPHTPWYIKLLMAVGAWFAAICFLVFLGMAELISSKPGPLLAWGFAFIAGAVILHRRTQQVFVAQLALAMSIAGHSMILFGAYQQIERFGAVPVAAAILCAVLYALYEDSGHRFLSCLAVTATLTAWLITANLHHGVHVVILLETIGLGCLFTDRWLSSALRPMAYALAVSIPLTLYLALTSDLEIHTRWWPSKIVMIAGLIWLYQWAAGGKESLRREPIIWAVVVTVMLGIVSTPGILAAIGLAVLGYARRDAVVLSLGLIFMPAFIVAYYYDLNVDLATKSWIMAGSGAVLLAARWYMSRRPWAREAML; encoded by the coding sequence ATGCCTGAACAGATTCTCTCTATCGGTGAAGTCCTCGGCCGTTTGCAGAGGGCAGGGCAGCTTGATGAAGCCGGCGTCGAGCGCATCACGCAGCATCTGGCGGTCACAAGCAACGAGCCACACACGCCGTGGTACATCAAGCTGCTGATGGCGGTGGGCGCGTGGTTTGCCGCGATTTGTTTTCTGGTTTTCCTGGGGATGGCCGAGTTGATTTCCTCCAAACCCGGTCCGCTGCTGGCGTGGGGGTTCGCCTTCATAGCCGGGGCAGTCATACTCCATCGTCGAACGCAGCAGGTCTTCGTCGCCCAGCTTGCGTTGGCGATGAGCATTGCTGGTCATTCAATGATCTTGTTCGGCGCATACCAACAAATCGAACGCTTTGGAGCCGTGCCCGTGGCCGCCGCGATTCTGTGCGCTGTCCTGTATGCCTTGTATGAAGATTCAGGGCATCGGTTTCTGTCGTGTTTGGCAGTCACCGCCACGCTGACGGCTTGGCTCATCACCGCGAATCTGCATCACGGCGTGCACGTTGTGATCTTGCTGGAAACGATCGGCCTCGGCTGCTTGTTTACTGATCGGTGGCTCTCATCAGCGCTACGCCCGATGGCTTACGCACTGGCCGTCTCGATTCCGCTGACTCTGTACCTGGCGTTAACTTCTGACCTGGAGATTCACACTCGCTGGTGGCCGTCCAAAATCGTGATGATTGCGGGCTTGATCTGGCTCTATCAATGGGCGGCGGGAGGCAAGGAAAGTCTGCGGCGCGAGCCGATTATTTGGGCAGTGGTGGTGACGGTGATGCTGGGCATCGTTTCGACGCCGGGCATACTGGCGGCGATTGGGCTGGCTGTGCTGGGTTACGCGCGACGCGATGCAGTGGTCTTGAGTTTGGGCCTGATCTTCATGCCTGCGTTCATCGTGGCCTACTATTACGATCTCAACGTAGACCTCGCTACCAAGTCATGGATTATGGCTGGGAGCGGCGCCGTGCTGCTCGCGGCGCGTTGGTATATGAGCCGCCGCCCGTGGGCTCGGGAGGCAATGTTGTGA
- a CDS encoding DUF2157 domain-containing protein, which translates to MDRATIHRLFTAGHLSAAARNATLKWMLPPQEWWGWVNRLLLFLGAALLLAGIVFFFAFNWARMSPFSKFAVIEGALLSCIVAAWIAGLNRITGQVLLLGAGLLVGVLLAVYGQVYQTGADAYELFVGWSLLILGWVIVARFGAFWLMWLSLINVGIMAYWSQVAEPNGRATPETMFMLLALINGAALVAREYGAAQNLSWLAPRWLRWVLLGSILIYLTISGTIFIAGARSLFETSALSLMLLMATLAASYRFFRFRDRDLLSLTMCALSACAVVLTAIGRGLFKTVGWDGAGAFLVFGLMVIGVFSAVAFWLRAVSVAIEGEPDA; encoded by the coding sequence GTGGATCGGGCGACGATCCATCGGCTTTTCACCGCCGGGCATCTGAGCGCCGCCGCCAGAAACGCGACCCTCAAGTGGATGCTACCGCCGCAGGAGTGGTGGGGGTGGGTCAACCGGCTGCTGTTATTCTTAGGGGCAGCGTTGTTGCTCGCCGGGATAGTTTTCTTTTTCGCTTTCAATTGGGCGAGGATGAGTCCCTTCTCCAAGTTCGCGGTGATCGAAGGCGCGCTGTTGTCGTGTATCGTGGCGGCCTGGATCGCAGGTCTCAATCGAATCACGGGCCAGGTGCTGCTGCTCGGCGCGGGCTTGCTAGTGGGAGTGTTGCTGGCGGTGTACGGGCAGGTCTATCAGACCGGTGCAGATGCGTATGAGTTGTTCGTGGGCTGGTCGCTCTTGATACTCGGCTGGGTGATTGTCGCGCGTTTCGGCGCGTTCTGGTTGATGTGGCTGTCACTCATAAACGTGGGAATTATGGCTTACTGGTCGCAGGTGGCTGAGCCCAACGGGCGAGCGACGCCTGAAACGATGTTTATGCTGCTGGCGCTGATCAACGGCGCGGCGTTGGTGGCTAGAGAATACGGCGCGGCGCAGAACCTTAGCTGGCTGGCTCCGCGCTGGTTGCGATGGGTGTTGCTCGGTTCGATCCTAATTTACCTGACGATCTCCGGCACGATATTCATTGCAGGAGCGAGATCCTTGTTTGAAACATCCGCGCTGAGCTTGATGTTGCTGATGGCGACGCTCGCCGCGAGCTACAGGTTCTTTCGCTTCCGGGATCGCGATCTCTTGTCTTTGACTATGTGCGCCCTCTCGGCCTGCGCGGTGGTGCTGACGGCGATTGGGCGCGGGCTGTTTAAGACTGTGGGATGGGACGGGGCTGGAGCGTTTTTAGTCTTTGGCCTGATGGTGATTGGTGTTTTCAGCGCCGTCGCCTTTTGGCTGCGCGCGGTGAGCGTGGCGATCGAAGGAGAGCCGGATGCCTGA
- a CDS encoding PQQ-binding-like beta-propeller repeat protein, protein MPTGEQKYLERIPHQGSGFSGSPVASDGKIYLSSEDGEIFVVKAGPKFELAATNRIGQPLMATPAISEGVMFVRAQNDLFAISH, encoded by the coding sequence TTGCCGACCGGTGAGCAAAAATACCTCGAGCGAATTCCGCATCAAGGGAGCGGCTTCAGCGGATCACCGGTGGCGTCTGACGGGAAGATCTATCTGTCGAGCGAGGACGGGGAAATCTTCGTCGTGAAGGCCGGTCCGAAGTTCGAGCTTGCGGCCACGAATCGAATCGGCCAGCCGCTTATGGCTACGCCGGCGATCTCAGAAGGCGTGATGTTCGTTCGAGCGCAGAATGATTTGTTTGCGATCAGCCATTAA
- a CDS encoding alpha/beta hydrolase — translation MKNKTSVCCLFIALALLGATARAESDLEKRVEHGYADSGGVKIHYASLGKGPLVVMIHGFPDFWYSWRDQMEALSKNYQVVAIDQRGYNLSDKPKGVENYDMRLLVGDVAAVVKHLKQDKAIIVGHDWGGIVAWTFAMMMPDMTEKLIILNLPHPRGLSRELANNPEQQKNSQYARGFQQPDAHTKLTAEGLARWVKDPEAKKKYIEAFKRSDLEAMLNYYKRNYPREPYTEDKSPVVKVKMPVLMIHGLNDTALLAGALNNTWEWLEKDLTLVTIPGAGHFVQQDASDLVTRTIKMWLAR, via the coding sequence ATGAAGAACAAGACTTCCGTCTGCTGTTTGTTCATCGCGCTGGCGCTGCTCGGCGCCACTGCGCGGGCTGAATCCGATCTCGAGAAGCGTGTCGAGCATGGTTATGCCGACTCGGGCGGCGTGAAAATTCATTACGCCAGTCTTGGAAAGGGACCGCTCGTTGTAATGATCCACGGCTTTCCCGATTTCTGGTATTCGTGGCGCGATCAAATGGAAGCGCTGTCGAAAAACTATCAAGTCGTGGCGATCGACCAGCGCGGCTACAATCTTTCAGACAAGCCAAAGGGCGTCGAGAACTACGATATGCGATTGCTGGTCGGCGATGTTGCGGCAGTGGTGAAACATCTGAAGCAGGACAAGGCCATCATCGTCGGGCACGACTGGGGCGGCATCGTCGCGTGGACGTTCGCCATGATGATGCCGGATATGACTGAGAAGCTGATCATCCTGAATCTGCCGCACCCGCGCGGTCTCAGCCGTGAGCTTGCAAACAATCCAGAGCAACAGAAGAACAGCCAGTACGCGCGAGGCTTCCAACAGCCCGACGCTCACACTAAGCTGACCGCCGAGGGCCTGGCCCGCTGGGTGAAAGACCCGGAGGCTAAGAAAAAGTACATCGAAGCGTTCAAGCGGTCGGACTTGGAAGCGATGCTCAACTACTACAAGCGCAACTATCCGCGTGAACCGTACACCGAAGACAAGTCGCCGGTGGTGAAGGTCAAGATGCCGGTGCTGATGATTCACGGGTTGAATGACACGGCGCTGCTGGCCGGCGCGCTCAACAACACGTGGGAGTGGCTCGAGAAGGATCTGACACTGGTGACGATTCCGGGCGCGGGGCACTTCGTTCAGCAGGACGCTTCAGACCTGGTGACGCGCACAATCAAGATGTGGCTCGCGAGGTAA
- a CDS encoding amidohydrolase family protein → MRAARVYASLLLFIAASLPWPASWAASPIKAILFGKLVDGAGKVITNALVLVEGDRIKSVISAGRSSIPAGAQVLDLSRYTGIPGLIDVHTHMTYYWDQAPGTRPWGQLGARMPAVSMFLAQENARKTLETGVTTVRNLHAAEYTDVAMRDLINMGAMTGPRMFVSGYGLHVASPASRSVAPTPSKGQANGVDEVARAAKEQIAAGADWVKMFGSTGSAQDVSGNQTYTFEEMKAAVDTAHNFGKRIAVHSYGPAGARDAVRAGADSVEHATDMDDDTIAEMVRRGTFYVPTVDHNRYYAEYRDQFGYGPEVAGRLNAYVERNLETARRAFKAGVRFAMGSDAVFTMFGQNTRELGWFIRAGMTPEQALAAATTNGAALLGMEKSLGAVLPGYYADIVAVEGDPLADINVVINHVRWVMKGGVVVVDKRKARKTS, encoded by the coding sequence ATGCGCGCCGCAAGAGTCTACGCGAGTCTGCTGTTGTTTATAGCTGCTTCGCTCCCGTGGCCCGCGTCCTGGGCTGCTTCGCCCATCAAGGCAATCCTTTTCGGTAAGCTGGTTGACGGCGCCGGGAAAGTCATTACCAATGCCTTAGTCCTGGTCGAGGGCGATCGCATTAAGAGCGTCATCAGCGCCGGCCGTTCCTCAATTCCCGCCGGTGCTCAAGTCCTGGACCTCAGCCGCTACACTGGAATCCCAGGGCTCATCGATGTTCATACTCACATGACTTACTATTGGGACCAGGCGCCGGGCACCCGCCCCTGGGGTCAACTCGGCGCGAGGATGCCGGCGGTATCGATGTTCCTCGCCCAGGAGAATGCTCGCAAAACGCTGGAGACTGGGGTGACCACCGTTCGCAATCTTCACGCGGCGGAGTATACGGACGTCGCGATGCGGGACTTGATAAACATGGGAGCAATGACAGGTCCGCGAATGTTTGTCTCGGGCTACGGATTGCACGTTGCTTCGCCGGCTTCGCGAAGCGTGGCTCCTACTCCGAGTAAAGGGCAAGCCAACGGCGTTGACGAAGTTGCGCGCGCGGCCAAGGAACAGATAGCCGCCGGAGCGGACTGGGTAAAGATGTTCGGTTCGACCGGCAGTGCCCAGGATGTCTCCGGAAATCAGACGTACACCTTTGAAGAGATGAAAGCGGCTGTTGATACGGCTCACAATTTCGGCAAGCGGATCGCTGTTCATTCCTACGGTCCCGCGGGAGCGCGCGATGCCGTCCGAGCCGGCGCCGACTCCGTAGAGCACGCGACCGATATGGATGACGACACCATTGCAGAGATGGTTCGGCGCGGGACATTTTATGTTCCGACCGTCGACCACAATCGCTACTACGCCGAGTACCGGGATCAATTCGGGTATGGCCCTGAGGTTGCCGGCCGATTGAACGCTTACGTTGAGCGCAACCTCGAGACCGCGCGACGCGCGTTCAAAGCCGGGGTGCGTTTCGCGATGGGTTCCGATGCGGTGTTCACGATGTTCGGCCAGAACACGCGCGAGTTGGGGTGGTTCATAAGAGCCGGCATGACACCTGAACAGGCGCTGGCGGCGGCCACGACAAACGGCGCGGCTCTGCTTGGAATGGAGAAGAGTCTGGGTGCGGTCTTGCCGGGTTACTACGCAGACATCGTCGCGGTCGAGGGAGACCCTCTTGCCGACATCAACGTGGTGATCAACCACGTGAGATGGGTGATGAAGGGTGGCGTCGTGGTTGTCGACAAAAGAAAAGCGCGCAAGACTAGCTAA